The following is a genomic window from Babesia bovis T2Bo chromosome 4 map unlocalized Chr4_1, whole genome shotgun sequence.
TGCTACGTTTATTATTTCTATTATTCATATTACATTAATAAGCGATGTGTAGTAAATATTGTGTTTAAGGCTACCTCCACTTGATGTGTACGTACCCCAAGTTTACATACTTCTACCTTGGTGTGATCCCATTTGCTGGGATTGTCCGTTACCATGTTGCCCTTGCATTTGGGCTCCCATGTTAGGATTCGTCATTTGGTTGCCCATATGATCTGGTATGGGTGACTTCATGGTACCTTGCATCTGTGGTTGTCCATTCATAGCCTGCTGGTTAGGCATATGACCGTTAGGTCCCATTTGATGCATTGCCATCGGTTGCATTGGCATACCAGGTTGCATCAGTTGTCCATAGGGTGTCTGCTGATACATTTGATTTGGGTAGTACATTCCCTGCGCAGGCATCCTCATACGCATTTGCTGGTATTGCTGCTGAGGGTACTGCGGATACTGCATCATCCTTTGTTGCATCATACGTTGTTGGTTAATCATTTGAGGGTTCATGCCATGTTGAGGCATCTGTGGCATTGCAGGCTGCTTGGACATTGGCGATTGCTGGCCCATATGTTGCTGTGCCATTGGTGTATAGTGGCTTTGTTGTGGGTAGACATGAGGACTTGAAGTACCACTTGATGGCGGTTTCATAGCATACATGGGTTGAACAACTTGACGTCCTTGTTGAGGTGCTTGCTGTCCACCTTGGTGGGCAACGGGTCCCTGCATATGACCCTGTTGCTGCGCATTCTGCATTTGACCTTGTGGCGACTGAGGTGGGTGTTGCATTGGTGGTTGCTGTTGTGGAGATTGCTGGTGAGGTGACTGTTGTTGAGGCATCGTTTGCTGATTGGCCATCATCATTCGCTGACGTGTCATGTGCTGCTGGTAGTAACTTGCGTTAGCTAGATCATTATCCATTCCACTACCCTCGTTGCCATGTGACTCCTGTGTTGCTTGTACGGGTTCCTCGGTGCTCATCTGTTGTGGAGCCACGGGCATTTGCTGTGGCATCATAACACCAGGCATCATTGTCCGTGGTGTCTGGAAAACGGTTTCCCCAACTTCACGATATGCCATCTTATCCTTTAATTTAGGTGTGATCATATGGTCATTTATCGGACCAACCGTGGTTTTCCAGTAATCCAGTTCCTTCTTTAGGCTGTCTACCTTGTTGACCATGTTGATCATTATAGCAGCATCACCACGCACTACACAATAGAGTTCATTGGTTGCGCGGGACGATATAACCGGTGTTGGTACATTTAGTGCAGTTAACATTTCGTCAACCGCATCGTTGTGCTTCTGGGAAAGCTGTGCCTTGTAGGTGGTAATAATCTCACTAGCGAGCCAAACCTCCTTGGTATTCAAATTATCCATATTTGGTACCATTATGATATCCTCGACTATACCAAACTTCTTCTTGAACTTCCTCAGTTCAAGTTTCTTTCTCTCTTCCTTCTTTACCAAGGCCTCGGCGTCCTTAATTGCCTCTAGAAGACGCTCCTCCTCAGCTTTCTGCTCGTCAGTTACACGGTAACTGCGCTCTAGCATTTCTCTGCGTTCtctatcatgttccatgttATACGTAAACTTGAGCAATGGGTGGCGAGACGCTTCATCACGCAATGCTACTATAGCGGGATGTGTTGGATTATTGTTTTTACTCATTTCAGCTTTCATCC
Proteins encoded in this region:
- a CDS encoding DNA methyltransferase 1-associated family protein, yielding MVKKDSTVVSVELASLPTTSKLSIKNSVVNPASASTPVDKGPPKIWRQCPFRNPARSDGLVLKHWRQLTRAVEPRQVKANDPLELREKYAATLDSNLTSTLPRVDEELNVSDSYPFAKIAPSIKVYRYSDDFYRYHISDMDPSWSKEETDLLFDLCEMFELRFVAIHDRFKWRKDITIEKLKQRYYSVTRRIIEYGFEERMKAEMSKNNNPTHPAIVALRDEASRHPLLKFTYNMEHDRERREMLERSYRVTDEQKAEEERLLEAIKDAEALVKKEERKKLELRKFKKKFGIVEDIIMVPNMDNLNTKEVWLASEIITTYKAQLSQKHNDAVDEMLTALNVPTPVISSRATNELYCVVRGDAAIMINMVNKVDSLKKELDYWKTTVGPINDHMITPKLKDKMAYREVGETVFQTPRTMMPGVMMPQQMPVAPQQMSTEEPVQATQESHGNEGSGMDNDLANASYYQQHMTRQRMMMANQQTMPQQQSPHQQSPQQQPPMQHPPQSPQGQMQNAQQQGHMQGPVAHQGGQQAPQQGRQVVQPMYAMKPPSSGTSSPHVYPQQSHYTPMAQQHMGQQSPMSKQPAMPQMPQHGMNPQMINQQRMMQQRMMQYPQYPQQQYQQMRMRMPAQGMYYPNQMYQQTPYGQLMQPGMPMQPMAMHQMGPNGHMPNQQAMNGQPQMQGTMKSPIPDHMGNQMTNPNMGAQMQGQHGNGQSQQMGSHQGRSM